AAATCTATAGATCCATGAGGAAACAGCTCTTATGAGGTGCAGTAATTAATTTTAGGGAATTGGTGCAGTGGTGAGGAACTCACTCTCCAATGTGTCTCCCTGTTCGAATACCGCACTCTGTCAGTTGGGTCCAGTAGATTCAGAATGTTGCTTCCTTACTACAACAAGTTTCCCACCCCCGCCCCTTCTCGTCTCTcatcaaaaatcaacatttgattaGTCCTGTTTTATACAGGGTTGATCAATAATTATACAGCTGCATAATGCAATTCCATGTTACTTGACACGATCCCCAACCAGAAAGTAATGCGTGAAGTTCTTAGGCATGACGCGAGACCTTGGGCCCCTTGGTGCATGCAAAATAATATCTGGATTGCTAATTACTCTTTCTTGCAGTCCGAGACTGAATTGCTCAGGGCACGGCTCAATGAGGTTGGAGAGGAGTCCTGTGCTGTGCTGATGGCTACACGTAGGTGCTCTTCCTGTGCAGAACATGGCCCATGCATGacacctcggagcacagcaccaccaGCAAAATGAAATAAGCTGGGAGTCCAATTTTCTGAGGgtggaaaaccagagtacccaaaGAAAAACCATTGGAGTAAGCTTGAGATCGACAAAGCTCAGCTTTCCTACAAACTCAGCATTTGCTCCTCGGTCTGCAGAGGTGTGAGGCACGAGCATTACGACAAAACCATCCTTACTGCCCTGTCTCTTAAGTACCTTACGAATATGCAGCGGATTGAATTGATGTGATTCACTTGAGCACTTGTGCTTagctttagagcggttttcaattgagtgtcgaaagtaattagcgaattactttggttttgcattacttcaatcagtgattggttcaaagttctcgcgccagtttttcaaccaatcagaagtgaaaccaaaaccaatcgtggctcgcgcgtggacattttcccgcgctttgtgtcggctacgtgtaattacttcgagttttgattggtttactggattgtctccgtcctttttgattggccaaagtgattactttggttttggttttacgacactcatttgaaaatcgCTCCATACAATGTATGTATACTAACAGTACGTTGATTATTCTCATATTCCCATATTTGTAAGTTTCCTTAAAATGCATGATGTTGTGGGCATACCTGTGATGTGATTTTGACTTCAAATGGATAAATTATCTTGGGGTTATTGCAAATTTCACAAAAGAATCCTTTCTGACGACACAGCTGTTTGGAAATGAAGGACAAAGAAAACGCCAATGATAGTCCAAGAAATTATCAGAGATGTGGTGCTGTATTTTTTGAGTCAGTGAACATGTAAATTCATAATATTACAAAATGACACTGAGAGTCCATGGCCAACTTTAGGCCTCAATTGAACGGACCCATTCCCTAtctatgatgaaatggtatatgaaatgaatcatatatgaactgcggatatgaaatcaagtgaagctatgatcttcgcagttattaacgcaatttttacaattgcgtagagaagcctgaaaaattcatttcatataccatttcatcattgattcattcctcacgggaccattagaactcacaaatgaccagctcccaacgtcagtggcttcatagctcagttggttagagcgtcgcaccggaatcgcgaggtcacgggttcaaaccccgttgaagtcctgaatttttcaggctgctctacgcaattgtaaaaattgcgttcataactgcgaagatcatagcttcacttgatttcatatccgcagtccatatatgattcatttcatataccaattcatcattgattcattcctcacgggaccattagaactcacaaatgaccagctgccaacgtcagtggcttcatagctcagttggttagagcgtcgcaccggaatcgcgaggtcacgggtgcataactgcgaagatcatagcttcacttcattcCCTATCTATCACAACTCACCTTGCATTTGTAGACATGTTTTGTACAATGAGAAATGATTTTCTTCAGATGCTGAGCAAGCTGCCCTGTCTGCACTTGAATTAAATCCTGACACAGAGGGATGGAAATCCAATAATCAATTCCATTTTAGGATGTCTTAAAGTTTTGTAATGAAAGACTACATGAATATCGCAATATTCGAAAAGTGAGCTGCATGGTAAATTGACCAGCGCGAAagttagcaataataataataataataataataataataataataataataataataataataataataataataataataatggctttaTTCAGCATTTCCACaaggtggctcttcatctgctaaaatatatcatctaaaataaaaataaaggtaaaaaaaaagtaaaaaagtaataaaaaatacaataataaaaataaatatatctatTTACAGTGCATAATAGAAACATTAAgctaaaaaattatctttgacctttttcattaaaaacttaaaagtcaTCTTAGAAAACTGGTTAAAATCAAGACAGTTCCTTACACATCCAGGTAAAATGTTAAAGCTTTTAGCAGCTTGGTCTTGATAAATATATGACACTAGTGGGATTTCAAGCTGCATAGCTGCACTGGACCTCAGCGTTCGATTGTGCATAAATTGCTTCAGTCGCAGGTAACCTGGCCATTCACGAGAATAAATCGCCTTATGAACTAGCTTAagaatgaaaaacaagaatgaaaaagaatgaaaaactaTGGCATCATAGGCCAGAGGAGGTTCTCTCCTTAAATTCTGCGTAGGGGCGTGGAACTGCCTCTCTGAGGTGTTTCACGTACCCATACATGCATGTAAGGGCATGCAGTTTTAATTCAAGTTATATCTTTACaacagaaatcaaagaaaaaactgACCAGAAGGGAATATTGATGAATGTCATCCCACAGATACTCTCGGGGCCAAATTCGTCTTCTCACTTCCTCTGCGATTGAATCTTTACAAGTGAATACAAAACCTTTCAGATGTTGCAACTGAGACCTAAGAAGCtataaagtaaaataacaatCAATAATAATTCTTATTTATCAATGATAATAGAGcggctttcaattgagtgtcgaaagtaattagtgaattactttgatttatgattacttcactcagcgattggttcaaagttcttgcgccactttttcaaccaatcagaagtgaaaacaaaaccaaccgtggctcgcgcgtggacattttcccgcgctttgtgtcggctacgtgtaattacttcgagtttcgATCGGCTTACTgcattgcctccgtcctttttgattggccaaagtataGACTAAATtacattggttttggttttacgacactcgattgaaaatcgctctaatgGCTTCAAATCAGTTGTATTATAGATGATGCGCCCACTTGTTTGGCATTGATCTAGAAAAAGAACCTACACTGTACTTCACTTTTTGCAGAATACAGGTCTAGTAACTGAAAAGTTATAGGTTCAACTTCTGATAGAAGTCATAATCATACTCATAAAATACTGGAACAAATCAAAATTGCAGTAAGCTAGTATCTGTACAATATTTACCGGTACATGCTAAAAAATGATAATCAATTGTACGTCTACGAAAACCactgatctgtggaatgggcccaaATTGTTGAGTGAATGTACCGCCCGCTTCAgttttaaataacattttgatgaaattcctctCCCACGATGCGAGCGGAAGCCAACTTTCGCCGTCACAGTGTACCGGAACAATCACAACAATGGAAAGACAGGTTTTTAAAACCACGAGTCCCGGGAAAAAtggataaaatcaattttttcttgTCCAGCGAAGAGGTTACAAGTGCAACCACGGACTCGCTGTTACTTTGAGTGCACGAAAGGTTCcctgggggccgtttctcgaaagtcccgaaactttacgggccattttcgggtgtcacaattccctttgtatctcagaacggagaggatttaattcgtcaaacttcacagttatttttccttttagttaccttgaaaacatgttaaaagatcggctttccaaaacaagcggttggcaatttcacaaatggcttttctggcccgaaaagttttcggcactttcgagaaacgggcccctggtctgAAAAATTGCGCCGAAAACAACACCTCGCAAGAGTTTTaactatttacaagcgaaagCCGGCGGGACAGTGACTCAGTAATTGGTAATTCAGGCCCATTCCACAGCTCGGTGGTCTTCGCAGAAAATAAAATCGCTATTTCTGTGCCACGCAGTCGAGGTGGTGATGGCAtcgaatttttaaaaaatctagaACCAATTGAGTCCTAGGAGTCAATGTGGGGAGGttcagaagtcaatgggttaacaacaacCGTATCCACTCGACAGTCTCCGCTAATCAAAGATATCTTtggcccggtttatgattatgcaggaaatataTAAATCTTGAGTATAGTCTATCCTTGCATTCCCTTGGCTATTCTATTTGCATTCCCTTGGCCTTGATCCTTGTTTCCTACACGGGACAAAGCATTACTTATTCTTATAAATTGTTGTAATGTTCTCAACCTCCTTACCGCAGATAACtcctttttgttattttaaggcGAAAGAAGTGGAGCTCCAGGCTGGAAGCCCTTTTACTGAGAGCCGTGACTGTCTTTCTAAAAGGCGACTGTGAGAGAATGCCTGTATGTCGCTAAAAACTAGAGTTTGCTATTTTTTAATGGCAAAAGAAATAGGGCTCCGACTTGAGGTGGTCTGAGAGCTCGtgatctttctattttgcgatTTAAGAGCGTCGGGGTTTTAGTAATGCTTTGCCGCGTGTAGGGAACGAGTGCGTTCCTAGGGTTTGCTAGGTTTAGGCAGTTTCAAGTTTGAGGAGGAATTGAGGCTCTGACTAAAAAGTCCTTGAGTCATTTGTCCTTCCTTTAAGCGGCATTAGGAAAGAGGCTCGTTCACGTTGATCATGGTGTTTCTGATAGGTTCGCTGCAGAGAACGTTGTATCAGGTtgcaagaccggtttcggaaTTCGTTGCGGATTCCTTCGTCAGTTGCGTGCTCTAGGAGTGAGAGCGGTTTCTTGACCAAGTGTTCGTTTGGGTTGCTTCTTATAAAGCCCTCCGGATGGCGTCCCCTTAATTGATGGACCAATCACCGTGCAGCTATTTTGATCGTTGGAAAACAAACCTACAATGTGTGCAAATTTTGGGATCGAAAGTGAAGGGCTGTCCTGATTGGTGCATTTGGATCCGTTCTGCTTTGCTTGATCAAGGCCAAGGGAATGTAAATTTGTGGATCTTTTCAGACTCAAATGAGTTGAAAGGGACTTGGAATGTCGCAGTTAGAGagaaagtgaaaaaaacttgACCCCGCCtagacatatatatatataattatatgtacCTTGACTTCACGCAACTCCTTGATGACATTATACAGAGTAGGATTTGTTTCATCGATGTTAAACAGAGGCTCCTCTTCGATTTGAAGCAGGAATAGCTTGCACTGTTTGGAAACCTGGTGCTTTCTCAGGTCCCAGTTGTGAATAACTCTTGCTGGAATGACATGTTCTTCATTTTCATGGCATTCAAAGCAATAATAACAGGCATCATATGTGCAGACTTTGAACTCTCCATAAATCATCCCTGTGTGAAACAAATATTatattttcagttttcctttcttttaccaGCAAGTGATTTATTAAACTACAACAGGCCTTTTTACCCTCCTTCAAATCTATGGTGTGTACAGGGGAAACGTTGCCATGATAGTTTTGTTTCTAGAGGGCCTTATGCATCAGACAAAATATAGTCAATTATTGACTTTAAATTAAAGTTTctgataaaaaatatatatattaaactaTAGGCTACCTTCCCAATCTTACAAATTGATAATTGACCACTAGCCAACAAAAACTGACAAATTATACATGCATGTGGGTGGCAAAATTAGTCAAACCCATACATCATAAAATTTTACCTCTTTAACCCAAAAGGGAACAAAGATGGTTTGGCATGTTGGGCTGAGAGTTTTGGAAATACCTGCTGATTTTTTGGAGGACTGAGTGGAATACACGTTAGCTCAAACAAAAAAGGCAACCTCTATCAGCTAGGAAGAGATGCTCTACAAGGTGCAAAATGGCTCCCCTGTTCTGCATTATTTGCTGGCTGGTAAACACTCTTTTACTTGTATTAATTCACCTGTTGTGTGCCTGcagaattcaaaatacaaattctCCTAAAGGAAAGTTGTCAGACGAGCGTAATCAgtatgatacatgtacatgtagaacttTACCAGTGTTATTCATCTGATAACTAACCAATATTTCTGCCACAGCCTCTGCATTGGTAATTTTGACTGTCCAGTCCTTGTTCATTGGCTATCTCTGTCAACAGTAGCATGAGTTGCTTAGTACGTTTTTCATCTCCACACACTGAAGTTACTGAACCCCTCTTTGGAAGAACTTCAAAGCCGCCTGCTACTACTGTAACATGTTCAAAAAACAGATGATTCTGGAGGTCCATCAGGAATCTGCAAAGTGAAGTACCAAGGTCAAAATATTGGGTAATGATGTTCAAGCATTTCCTATGGCTCATGATGTAGTCGATAATGTTTCGGCTGCATACTGCTAGACTTCACCGGCGGCTCTACAACACAGGTCACAGTTATTTAATACAGGTCAGTGTAAGTAGATGCCACTGTGCTACagataaataaacaattaaCACCAAAACATGTCTCCTAGCCCGAATCACTCTCAATTCTTAATTATATTATTGTACTTTACCATGACGAATAAGAATAGctttttgcatgacaatttaGGGTGAGACtggggcattactaaaccaggaaacagcaaaacaaagcaACAGTACACCATGTATGACTCCACATAAAGGTTAGTATTCGGCCTAAGTATGGCTAAAACGTTATTGTTCCTAATCTCAATCTTAATCTCATTGATAACCATCAGGTTCAGTGTCCCGCAAAGTCCAAGGATTTCCTGTGGACCTATTTCAAATAAAGAAAGTATTAAGGTTActgtaagttatttttaggaaAGGAGAAATGCAGCTGTTCATCAAAAGTTGAGTAGCAGACGTtagaggacactttgtgacagtAACTGTTTGAATTCCTTGACGTGGGTGacgttgaagttggggagaagggCTAGTGAAAATCACCTTGCATTTACTTCCAAATtaaaccattgactcctggaggttccccattgaaaagtaaaatcgtctggcgttaaacagagtaaaatactctggcattattagacagagtaaaatactaagtatgcccagtttaggccggttttgggggtgaaagggttacaATACCTGCTCTGGTAGTGCAGTGGCTTTTGGCAAAACACTTTCTTCATACACAGGTGCCTCAAATCTGTCAGGACCTTGCACTTTGTAGTCCTTTAGCAGTGAGCAAAAACTAGGCATGCCCTTCAACTTGGTAGGGGATGTTGGACAGGGTGTGGACTCTAGGCCGAGTAAGATCCCTGCATTGTCTGTCTGATCAAGGCAACTCGCAACACTCATCTGTGTTTCAAACCTGGAGGACCAACCGACAGCCATACCAAGCTTGTTGCTACCCATAAGGGGAGTGGACTGATGGCATCCCGTGGTCCGCCGttttggctataaccagtctcatatccaacaagcgcgaatggaatgattgttttattaaattccttaaactccaaaaacttGGGAAATACGAAATGcaagcgaaatcgaaaaaaacttgatgaagatgcgatgttgtgtaataggcttgtggtcagacagacgtaggctcatcgcaaaaacatttcttgcctttttgcgttcttctaaacgtcggaattgatccaaagtttgtacaaaacaagtttttttcatttttggctttatttagagagaaatttctctttctagcgaaaacgtttttagcttagcaacgcttagcgcaatcatttaccatataaggtaaaactaaggtatatgagctgataaccgagattgagtgaaccaatcagagcacgcgaaatgcattatccgaggttgaaaaattaataaatgacAATATACAACAAGTACACCATGTTattatcatacatgtagctaCTGATGAAATACCGGGTACTAAGATTTTCCTTTGCCCAAAAATCATATTCTTCACCGTGTGCAGTGAAggtattatttttatctttcacatgtgaggatataggtgtcgtcatggtaaaaacaattaaccaataaaaagtgAGCTTCCCCTTCCTGGTAGGATACTTTTGTCCTGACATACAATTTTTCTCTACTACATGACATTCTCATGATTAGTTTTATGTTACTCAACATGtcacagggctcgaaattaacgaaaaaaaaatccagtcgcaattttgcgcCAAGGtatgtaaatttaagaaaattcaCGGCGAGAAACAAACTAATTATGtcatgtctttatttattttagcaaagtggcaactgctaacccttttgtttcaaaagagcgaaggtgaaaacaagtcccaaatttgcgacttctccagatattttagtcgcaaggGAACAAAAATTAAGTGGCAATTTTGAGCCCTGCAAGAGTGTTTTAGCGGTAgacttttttcactttttcgccGTTTtggaaatgaataaaacaagttcttttaaatccggacatttcatcagtatcaATATATAAACAGAACATAACGTGCCCATACAGGGATGCGAATTAATTTTCATCTTCTCGTGCTGTTAGCATCTTGCACTGGTTCACTGCGCTCACTCATGAGAGATACTATGGGCACTCCAAAGATAAAATTGATATCATCACGCAGCTAGCCATGTAATATCTTCTATTTATTTTAGTGCACTTTATGTGGCTGTGCCataatgtttttttgctctGTTGCACATTTCCATAGGTACATGACAAGGATGTGATTGGGGTAGAACATCATCCACACAACAATTTGATTTCCACATATAGTGAAGATGGACAGCTTAAATTATGGCAGCCTTAGCAGGAAAGCTTTCTTCAAAGGGAACAAAGTCCGGCTAGAGAATCGTCCTTTTAGGCTTTCCCTCAAGGACATGACTGTACATGACAAAGAAATTAGGATtggaacagaaaaaaaacgATTTCTTGTTCCATGTTCACTTGTACACACAAGATCAGTATGTACAAGCTGTTGCAGTTGTTGAACTGTATTGTGACAGTAGTTTTTACTACTGATTTTTTGCCAACTTACAGGACTGTTATCAATGTTGATTGTCAAACGTAGGAAGAGTTGTGTGAAACAAAACACTGAACATCTCGTAAGCCACTGATCTTGTATCTTAACAAACACAAAATACAGACATTAATTTTGCCAGGTTCCTCTATAAGTTGAGGTAAATACAGAACGCTGATGCTAACTTTCTTGACTTCTCTCTCTTCTTAGCTATGATTGCTTCAAAACATCAGTCGtccttttgtaaaaaaaaaaaaaactttaagacATCCACCATACGGATGATACAGTTTTAAGTAACTTTGGGCTCAAAATGTTAGTGTCATTGTGTATTTTAACCCCATAGATAATACattccattttctgtgataTTGTTATTTGGTTTTCAAGAGACAAGTGGCTACTATTAAAGAATTTACTGACTTCCTTTTTTTAGATATGCTTGGAACTCATACATAAGCATGTTTTCCCATGAAAATAATCTTTCCTGCTAGTTTATACCTGCACGTTATCAACCTACATTATAAAGTGTATGACACATTTAACATAAATTTTCTAACAAAATCAAACGTTTCTactgtaacaatttttttagttCGTTCTTGAGTGCACAGTAAATCTTTGTAAATGTGGTTGCCTATTCAGTACTAATTAAAGTACTGTGAGTTTTCATCGGAGGGGACTGAGATCCGATGTTATCTTTCACCCCCTGAAGAGGCCTGATTGATGTCACAGTAAAGTTGCCTGGTGTTTGACAGAGTAAACTCTGATCATTAAGTATCACTCTTAAAAGGGAAAGGGTTAGTGCAAGTCTATGTGAAGTGAACATTAGCAGGCTTGCAATGCAGTTAATGCATTGAACCTATGGCAGCCTTGAAGATATTATTTTTACATCTCATTAAAAGGAAAGAATACTTGGAAGTGAGTATCCAAAGGAGTCTTGTGGCAGCTTTTATcacccctgatgaagacaccAGCACAAAGGGTCAAAACATGGGGTCTTGCAGTTTACTTTGTCAGTTATATGTACAATCAATTACACAAACCATGTCTGACTTGCAGTTATACTTGAATGCAGATGCCACCCCAGCTGCAAGCAAAATGACTTCTTGAGAGTGGTgtatgagggcatgcaagccaGCAAAAACAGCCTGACGTTATCAGAACTTTCAGAATATTATTGCAATTTGCTGATGTAACAGCTTACATCGTAACATGTATTTTGCATTCCACAGGATGCTTGATCGAAGCATTCTTAAACAAAAAGCTATTAATAGTATAATAAGTAATACCTTAAAAAAACAAGTACAGTATGTTCCAGTCAAAAGAGATGCATTTGTTTATTCTACCATAACTGCACTGCTGCAGCACAACTAAATGGGTAAAAATGCAGGAGCATTAATCAAGTAAACAAGAATGCATTGCACTTGCATTCATTCTGGAATCACACACATCAACTAAAGTATTATCTAATGATATATCGTGCTGGTAACACCAGCAGAGATTCCTAAGGTTAAAAATGTTCCTCCTCAAAACTGCCATGGAAGATATTTTGTGATGGTGATTTCAACAAAATTATTCAGAGACATTGAAATAATCAAGTGCAAAA
Above is a window of Montipora capricornis isolate CH-2021 chromosome 6, ASM3666992v2, whole genome shotgun sequence DNA encoding:
- the LOC138051377 gene encoding pleckstrin homology domain-containing family M member 3-like, producing the protein MKKVFCQKPLHYQSRFLMDLQNHLFFEHVTVVAGGFEVLPKRGSVTSVCGDEKRTKQLMLLLTEIANEQGLDSQNYQCRGCGRNIGMIYGEFKVCTYDACYYCFECHENEEHVIPARVIHNWDLRKHQVSKQCKLFLLQIEEEPLFNIDETNPTLYNVIKELREVKLLRSQLQHLKGFVFTCKDSIAEEVRRRIWPREYLWDDIHQYSLLDLIQVQTGQLAQHLKKIISHCTKHVYKCKLCRQKGFFCEICNNPKIIYPFEVKITSQCGKCKALYHKACILNKKCPKCIRRRKLQSAKTETPAVLEFDSPW